TAAGTGACCTTTTTAATCTACATAATCATTGATCCAATTCATCTGTTAATCTAACGGATGCTTTACATCAAAATATCTTAGTCACAAATTTTATAATCATTCCCTATAATAACACAAAAAGCACTATGCTTATTAATATAAGCATAGTGCCCGTTAAGAAAGTTAAGAAACTTTATAAGACCTTATTCATTAAAATAATAATCTTATTCTTCTTCTTTATTTTCTTCTTCTTCGTCGTCTTTTTCTTCACCAACACGTTCAGGTTCTTCAGTAGCTGCTTCGCCTTCCATAGCTTCTACTTCTTCTTCAGTAGGCTCATCTGTTGGAGGTACTACAGTTACGATAGAATCTTCTGGTTCGTTTTCAATAGTGAAGTCACCAGATACTTTAATATCAGAAACTGAATAGCTATCGTTGATATTTAATTCAGTGATATCAACTTCAATTACTTCTGGGATATTATCTGGAGTTGCAGTAACTTCTAAGTTGAATAATGGTTGTTCAACTACGCCGCCTTCTTTAGCGCCTACTGCTTCACCAACTAATTGAACCGGTACTTCTACAGTACGTTCTTCAGTCATGTTGATAGCTAAGAAATCGATATGAGTGATTTGGTTTTTCAATGGATCATATTGGTAATCTGATACCATTACTTTGATTGATTTAGAACCAACACCTAATTCGATAACACCGTTACGTCCTACTTCACGGATAACTTTGATAAATTCAACTTCATCAACTTTAACTGAAGTATTTTTTGTTCCGTAACCATATACAACTGCAGGTACTTTACCAGCATTTCTTAATTGTTTAAGGTCAGAACGTGTTTGTTTACCTTGACGGATGATTGACTTTAATGAAGTCATTCTATTTCCACCTTTCATTTTTCGCTCTTTCACGAGCTCCTCACTTACCCATCAACATCATTCGTTGCTTGCAAGTGTTTATTTATTCGTATAATCACGAACGAATGTATTATACACGCTTATATCACTTTCGTCAAACTCATTTAACAATTTTAGTCAAATAATACACTTACTGATTCTCTTTCATAAACTCGGATAATGGCTTTACCGATTAAACCAGCAACTGAAAGTTCTTTAGTATTTGTAGGTTTGCGACTTTCTTCTAATTGAATTGAATTTGTTACGATTAGTTCTTTAATTGCTGAATTCTCAATACGTTCTTTAGCTGGACCTGATAATACAGGGTGTGTACAACATGCATATACTTCTTTAGCACCTTTGTCTTTTAATGCTTGTGCTGCTAACGTAATAGTACCAGCTGTATCAATAATATCATCAATAATGATGGCTGTTCTACCTTCAATATCGCCCACAATATTCATTACTTCGGCTACGTTTGGTTTTGGACGACGTTTATCAATAATTGCAATTGGAGTTTTTAAAATGTCTGCCAATTTACGTGCTCTTGTTACACCACCATGGTCAGGAGAAACAACAACACATTCTTCTGGGTTAATGGCAGGATCATTTTGGAAATGTTGCGCTAAAATAGGTACGCCCATTAAATGATCAATTGGAATATCAAAGAAACCTTGGATTTGAGGTGCATGTAAATCTAAAGCAATCATGCGATTTGCCCCTGCAGTTTCTATTAAATTGGCTACTAATTTAGCAGTAATCGGTTCACGACTACGTGCTTTTCTGTCTTGACGAGCATACCCATAATAAGGTACTACGATGTTAATATTTGCCGCTGATGCACGTTTACAAGCGTCAATCATAATAAGTAATTCCATTAGATGTAGATTAACTGGGTATGAAGTAGGTTGGATAATAAACACATCGCAACCACGAATACTTTCTTCAATATTGATTTGGATTTCTCCATCACTGAAACGCTTAACAGAACACTTACCTAATTCAATCCCT
The DNA window shown above is from Staphylococcus sp. M0911 and carries:
- a CDS encoding ribose-phosphate diphosphokinase is translated as MLNNEYKNSSLKIFSLKGNEPLAQEVADHVGIELGKCSVKRFSDGEIQINIEESIRGCDVFIIQPTSYPVNLHLMELLIMIDACKRASAANINIVVPYYGYARQDRKARSREPITAKLVANLIETAGANRMIALDLHAPQIQGFFDIPIDHLMGVPILAQHFQNDPAINPEECVVVSPDHGGVTRARKLADILKTPIAIIDKRRPKPNVAEVMNIVGDIEGRTAIIIDDIIDTAGTITLAAQALKDKGAKEVYACCTHPVLSGPAKERIENSAIKELIVTNSIQLEESRKPTNTKELSVAGLIGKAIIRVYERESVSVLFD
- a CDS encoding 50S ribosomal protein L25/general stress protein Ctc, with the protein product MTSLKSIIRQGKQTRSDLKQLRNAGKVPAVVYGYGTKNTSVKVDEVEFIKVIREVGRNGVIELGVGSKSIKVMVSDYQYDPLKNQITHIDFLAINMTEERTVEVPVQLVGEAVGAKEGGVVEQPLFNLEVTATPDNIPEVIEVDITELNINDSYSVSDIKVSGDFTIENEPEDSIVTVVPPTDEPTEEEVEAMEGEAATEEPERVGEEKDDEEEENKEEE